Below is a genomic region from Isosphaeraceae bacterium EP7.
CCTGATGATCGGCCTGATCGGCGCGTTTGTGACCCGCCTGGTCTCGGCCATCGCCAACATCTACCCCATGTTCCCCGCCGCCGCGCTGGCGGCCGGCCTGCTGCTGACGGTCCGAGGCCTCGCCTCCTTCGCGCCGACCGGCATCGACCCCGTCTCGCACGTCGCGGTCCGGCTGCCCGAGCTGTCGACCCTGCTGCACGCCGCCGGCCTGGTCTTCGCCTTCGCCACCCTCCCCGGCCTGATCGGCGCCGACTGGGGCGCGGGCAGCCTGGGCGAGACCGATGTGAAGCTTGGCGGATGGGTCGGCCTGGTCCTTGCCCCGGCCATCACCGCGACCCTGGCCATGCTCATCATCGCCGGCTCCATCGGCCTGAGACCGGCCCCCGTCGTCTCAGAGACGGGCCCGGATCCCTATGGTCTGAGAACGACCAAGGCGGCCGATCCGGTGGGCCCGACGGTCGACGACCTGACCCTGACCGAGGTGGTCCACAACCGGATCGGCGGGCGGACCGGAGGCCTGATCCTGCTGCTGCTGGGCGTGGGCTCGTCGGGCATGGCCGCCTTCGCCGCGTTCCTGTTCAGCAAGCGGATGGCCGCCCTGGACCTCGGCCCGAGCCGGATGCACTGGACGATCCTGGGCGTCCTGGCGGCCTGGCCCCTGGTGGCAACGGGCCTGGCCTCGCATCTGGGGTCGTTATTTAACATCCTCGGCTCGCTGCTCGCCCCGGTCGCCGCCGCGATCACGGCCGACTTCTTGCTGACCCGAGGCCAGTGGCCCGGCCCCCGCCGGGGGCTGAACCCGGCCGGATGGGCCGCCTGGTTCGCCGGGCTGGGAGCCGGGCTAGCCCTGGCGCTCGCGTCGCTCAATGGGCCGATCTCGCTGATCCCCCCGCCGATGGCCGCTTACGCGGTGGGCTTCGTCGTCTATCTCGCCGTCGGGCTCGCCGGCGGGCTGTCGCCTGCGATCGATCCTCAGCCAGCCGCGCAAGCCGGGTCATGAGTCAGGCCGACAACCAGGCCGCCCGATCGCGGGGCTCGCGGACCTTGCAGGCCCTGGAAATCCCCGAGTTCCGCCGGTTCTATCTCGGCCTGGGCATCAGCCTGATCGGCAGCTGGCTCCAGGCCGCGGCCGTCCGCTGGATCGTCTTCGAGCGGACCGGGTCGGAAGAGGCGCTCGGCCTGGTCGAGGCCGCCAGCATCCTGCCCGGCCTGGTCGTGGGCCTCTTCGCCGGGTCGCTGGCCGACCGGGTGGCCCCCAAGCCCTTGATCCTGTTCGCCCAGACGGGCCAGATGCTCTTCGCCTTCGGGCTTGCCGCGGCGGTGGCCTTCGACGACGCCCAGCCCTGGAAGCTGGCTCTGCTGGTAGCCTGCAACCGCGTCTTCGTCGCCTTCGAGATGCCCGGCCGGCTCGTCCTGCTGCACGGCCTGGTCGGCCGCGACCTGATGCCCAACGCCATCGCGTTGCACTCGGGCCTGTTCAACGCCTCGCGGATCCTAGGCCCGGCGCTGGCCGGCCCTTGCCTGATCTGGCTGGGCGGTGCCGCCTGCTTCGGCCTGAATGGACTGAGCTACCTCGCCGCGATCGTCGCCTTGCTGACGATTCGCCCAGTCGCGGCTGAGCGACCGGCCGGAGGACACCATTCCGGGATCCTGGGAGGCCTCTCCTACCTCCGCAGCGATCACCGGGTCGCGGCCTTGTTCCTGATGGTCGGCTTCTTCGGCGTCTTCGGCATGGGGTACGACGCGATGGTCCCCGCTTATGCCCGCAAGGTGGTGCAGACCGACGTGGTCGGCTACAGCCTGCTGATGGCGAGCAGCGGGGCGGGGGCGACGCTCGGGGCGTTCTGGGTCGCCTCGATGGGCGGAGTCCGACGCAAGGAGCGCCTGATCCTGGGCGGATTGGCCCTGTTCGCGGTCGGGCTCGCCGGCCTGGCCATCTTCCCCCCCTGGATCGAGGCGAGATGGCCCGAGGTCCGGCTGGCGATGCCCGTCGCGTCGGCCTGCTTGCTGGTGGTCGGCCTCGGGGCGGTGATCTTCTATGCGTCGGCCCAGTCGCTCATCCAGTCGACCGTGCCCGACGCCTTGCGCGGCCGGATGATGGGCATTTGGATGGTCGTCTACTCGGGCTCGGTGCCGCTCGGGGCACTCCTGACCGGCTCGGCGGCGCAGGCCTGGGGCGTGGGCCGGATCATCCTCGTCTCGTCGGTCCTTTGCCTGCTCGTCGCCGCCGTCGCCTGGAAGACCCGCTTGATCGCCGCCCGTCAGGGCTTCGAGGCCGACCCTTCCGCCAGGATCGACTTGATGCCGTCGATGATCGAGTCCTCAACGGGCTCGGCCCAGGGCGAGGGAAGGCCGTAGTAGATCATCGAGGTCGCCCCTTCATACCCACCTTCCTTCAAGACCCTCGCCGATGGGATATAGGCCATCACGTCGTTGCAGTAGGCCGAGACCCAGGTGCTTGACGAACCCAGGTTGCGCTTCAAGCGGTTCGAGTAGTCGACCACCACCTCGCCGCCGAGGAAGATCCAGGTCAAGCCTCCGAGCTTCCAGCTCTGAATGGGATAAGGATAAGTCGGCGCGAGCTTACCATCCTTCACCAGTTGACCGATCAACAACCTGGCCCGGCTGGCGGTGTAGAAGTCGGCGGCCTTCGCGTCCCGGTCCAGCTCCTCCCGGGTCGGCAGTTTGGCGAACGCGATCGGAACTTCGCGATAGGCCGTGGTGGGGCTCCCTTCCACCGGATGCATCGGGCCGACCATGACGTCGGCCACTGCGGCGGCGAGCTGGGCGCCGTAGGACTCGGCGAGCTCGACGGTTCGGCGGGGCAGGGGGTTCTGGTCGGCGCCGCAGCCGGCGACGAACAGGGCCGTGATGCCCGGGTTAGCCCGCTCGATGGCAACCTGGGCGAAGCCCGCGTAATCGCCGCAAAACTGCTGCCCGGAGAGGACCGTGCAGTGGCAGGCATAGCCGCAGACGACCGCCAGGACCTTGCCTCCGGCCTTCACGCGAAGCACGGGCACGTCGTGGTCGACCGGCCCCTTCAAGGCCAGGGCCTGCCGCAACGCGGGGACGTTGGCTTCG
It encodes:
- a CDS encoding MFS transporter gives rise to the protein MSQADNQAARSRGSRTLQALEIPEFRRFYLGLGISLIGSWLQAAAVRWIVFERTGSEEALGLVEAASILPGLVVGLFAGSLADRVAPKPLILFAQTGQMLFAFGLAAAVAFDDAQPWKLALLVACNRVFVAFEMPGRLVLLHGLVGRDLMPNAIALHSGLFNASRILGPALAGPCLIWLGGAACFGLNGLSYLAAIVALLTIRPVAAERPAGGHHSGILGGLSYLRSDHRVAALFLMVGFFGVFGMGYDAMVPAYARKVVQTDVVGYSLLMASSGAGATLGAFWVASMGGVRRKERLILGGLALFAVGLAGLAIFPPWIEARWPEVRLAMPVASACLLVVGLGAVIFYASAQSLIQSTVPDALRGRMMGIWMVVYSGSVPLGALLTGSAAQAWGVGRIILVSSVLCLLVAAVAWKTRLIAARQGFEADPSARIDLMPSMIESSTGSAQGEGRP
- a CDS encoding neutral/alkaline non-lysosomal ceramidase N-terminal domain-containing protein; the protein is MRRMKLGLMVFAVALAGVDGSASGEAWKAGVARASITPTKSTWMAGYGSRTKPSEGAIHDLWAKALAMQAPDGSKALLISLDLCGIGRDLSVPIAEAIGSKHGMARDRIVLACSHTHSGPVVGTNLISMYKLDADQAARVAEYAVELAATIRRIADEAFEHLAPADLGWQTGTADFGVNRRENTEANVPALRQALALKGPVDHDVPVLRVKAGGKVLAVVCGYACHCTVLSGQQFCGDYAGFAQVAIERANPGITALFVAGCGADQNPLPRRTVELAESYGAQLAAAVADVMVGPMHPVEGSPTTAYREVPIAFAKLPTREELDRDAKAADFYTASRARLLIGQLVKDGKLAPTYPYPIQSWKLGGLTWIFLGGEVVVDYSNRLKRNLGSSSTWVSAYCNDVMAYIPSARVLKEGGYEGATSMIYYGLPSPWAEPVEDSIIDGIKSILAEGSASKP